In the genome of Deltaproteobacteria bacterium, one region contains:
- a CDS encoding caspase family protein gives MRQRIIYTFLIVLISVLMSAAPALSATRGLRVINVVTKEGKKIGLYKDYHALVVGVSDYEYWPKLPYTIDDCKEVSAKLRELGFQVKQVFDPTSRELKTALSEMVYKMGREENRAILFYYAGHGETEKLADKTNMGYIVPRDCPMLKNDPMGFATHAVSMRDIESASLKIRARHVIMLFDSCFSGALFALVRAVPHDITEKSLLPVRQYITAGREDEQVPDKSIFKRCLLVGLDGDADLTGDGYITGSELGMYLSDRVVNYTHRMQHPQYGKINNPNLDRGEFIFVPAKARQKQAKRGAKVQEEETAIAEELKKLREERKKTEELMRQMRQLLEAKLKVDEKEKEVQAEKLDVEERLKLAKEEQQQDKKAKDSRIKELEIKRMEAETKHQREVEEKKALEEELKRVKAEMERLKQQKDLNAKKADEQRLASIPKTKMDVFQRVRLGQSPFVIDDFEDEDLWAVNFHDNWLKKAVGSSEILLTADTTQGANSTSCSMKMKYDLGENAMVLALIGGRTISRIKQIKKNKITAYDFSKYNKFVFYLKGEKKKGFFSRPHRIHIVFSCYNEDLAKSNKWVSYYNEAKIVPTLEWQKIEIYFDDLVPSAGTKKNIKNYPEKPDLRNILNILFLFTSHSFDGGMPGSNTVWIDEIRLE, from the coding sequence ATGAGGCAAAGAATTATTTACACATTCCTGATTGTTCTCATTTCAGTCCTCATGTCCGCTGCTCCCGCACTGTCAGCCACCCGCGGCCTGCGTGTTATCAATGTGGTGACCAAAGAAGGGAAAAAGATTGGTCTCTATAAGGATTACCACGCCCTGGTTGTGGGCGTCAGCGATTACGAGTATTGGCCGAAGCTGCCTTATACCATAGATGACTGCAAAGAGGTGTCAGCCAAGCTGAGGGAGCTTGGCTTTCAGGTAAAGCAGGTGTTTGATCCCACGTCCCGGGAGCTGAAGACGGCCTTATCCGAGATGGTCTATAAAATGGGCCGGGAAGAGAATCGGGCTATTTTATTCTATTATGCGGGTCATGGTGAAACGGAAAAGTTGGCTGACAAGACGAATATGGGGTACATCGTTCCCAGGGACTGCCCGATGTTAAAGAACGATCCCATGGGTTTTGCCACGCACGCCGTCAGCATGAGGGATATAGAGTCGGCCTCCCTGAAGATCAGGGCCAGGCATGTGATTATGCTGTTTGATTCATGTTTTTCAGGCGCTCTGTTCGCCCTGGTGAGGGCGGTGCCTCATGATATTACCGAGAAGAGCCTGCTGCCGGTAAGGCAGTACATCACGGCCGGCCGGGAAGATGAACAGGTGCCGGATAAAAGCATATTTAAAAGGTGCTTGTTAGTTGGCCTGGATGGTGATGCGGATCTGACCGGTGACGGGTATATTACGGGGTCGGAACTGGGGATGTATCTCTCGGACAGGGTGGTCAATTACACGCACCGCATGCAGCACCCGCAATATGGCAAAATAAACAACCCGAATCTTGACAGGGGTGAATTTATTTTTGTACCCGCAAAAGCACGCCAGAAGCAGGCAAAACGGGGAGCAAAGGTTCAGGAGGAAGAAACCGCCATTGCTGAGGAACTCAAAAAGCTGAGGGAGGAACGGAAAAAGACTGAAGAGCTCATGCGGCAGATGAGGCAGCTTCTGGAAGCCAAGCTTAAGGTTGACGAGAAAGAAAAGGAAGTCCAGGCCGAGAAGCTGGATGTGGAGGAAAGGCTTAAACTGGCCAAAGAAGAACAGCAGCAGGATAAAAAGGCAAAGGATTCCAGGATAAAGGAACTGGAGATCAAGCGCATGGAAGCGGAAACAAAACACCAAAGGGAGGTGGAAGAAAAGAAGGCCCTGGAAGAAGAGCTGAAGCGGGTAAAGGCTGAAATGGAGAGATTGAAACAGCAGAAAGACTTGAATGCTAAAAAAGCCGACGAGCAGCGTTTGGCCTCCATCCCAAAAACCAAGATGGATGTTTTTCAAAGGGTAAGGCTTGGGCAAAGCCCTTTTGTGATCGATGATTTTGAAGACGAGGACCTGTGGGCCGTAAATTTTCATGACAATTGGCTGAAAAAAGCCGTGGGATCATCGGAAATACTTCTTACCGCGGACACCACTCAAGGAGCCAACAGCACTTCCTGCTCCATGAAAATGAAGTATGACCTGGGTGAAAATGCGATGGTTTTGGCCCTAATAGGCGGCAGAACCATTTCCAGGATCAAACAGATCAAGAAAAATAAGATAACTGCTTATGATTTCTCAAAATATAATAAATTCGTTTTCTATCTGAAAGGGGAGAAAAAGAAAGGCTTCTTTTCGAGGCCGCATAGAATCCACATAGTTTTTTCCTGTTATAATGAAGATCTGGCTAAATCGAATAAGTGGGTCAGTTATTATAACGAAGCTAAGATTGTACCGACTCTTGAATGGCAAAAAATTGAAATTTACTTTGACGATCTTGTGCCTTCCGCAGGGACGAAGAAAAACATCAAGAATTACCCGGAGAAGCCTGATCTACGCAATATTCTGAATATCCTTTTTCTTTTTACGAGCCATAGTTTTGATGGAGGCATGCCCGGTTCCAATACCGTGTGGATTGACGAGATACGGCTGGAATAA